One part of the Glycine soja cultivar W05 chromosome 11, ASM419377v2, whole genome shotgun sequence genome encodes these proteins:
- the LOC114374961 gene encoding uncharacterized protein LOC114374961, whose protein sequence is MSAASRAWIVASSIGAVEALKDQLGVCRWNHALRSLQQHAKSNIRSYTQAKTLSSATSAAVSNKVKRTKEESMRKVMDLSCWGPNTSRF, encoded by the coding sequence ATGAGTGCAGCCAGCAGAGCTTGGATTGTGGCATCAAGCATTGGAGCAGTGGAGGCATTGAAGGATCAATTGGGGGTGTGCAGGTGGAACCATGCATTGAGGTCACTGCAGCAGCATGCCAAGAGCAACATTAGATCCTACACTCAGGCCAAAACCTTGTCTTCTGCTACTTCTGCTGCTGTCTCCAATAAGGTCAAGAGGACCAAGGAGGAGTCCATGAGGAAAGTCATGGACTTGAGCTGTTGGGGTCCCAATACTTCAAGGTTTTAG
- the LOC114373944 gene encoding vesicle-associated protein 4-1-like isoform X3, with translation MAVAVSVPGRQKPSSDASLFTLCPFWSSRNANQSSSKTVSSVARSLLPPRRRLRLDPSNYLYFPYEPGKQVRSAVRLKNTSKSHVAFKFQTTAPKSCYMRPPGGILAPGESLIATVFKFVEQPENNEKLSDQKHKVKFKIMSLKVKEGVDYVPELFDEQKELVTVERILRVVFIDPARQSP, from the exons ATGGCCGTCGCCGTCTCCGTCCCCGGCCGCCAGAAGCCGAGCTCCGACGCGAGCCTCTTTACACTCTGCCCCTTCTGGAGTTCGCGCAACGCCAATCAAAGCTCCTCCAAAACGGTGTCTTCCGTCGCCAGGTCGCTGCTCCCTCCCCGCCGGAGACTCCGCCTCGATCCTTCCAATTACCTCTATTTTCCAT ATGAACCGGGGAAGCAGGTAAGGAGCGCGGTTCGGTTGAAAAACACTAGCAAGTCTCACGTGGCTTTCAAG tttcAAACGACGGCACCAAAGAGTTGTTACATGCGGCCACCGGGAGGTATTCTTGCTCCGGGGGAAAGTTTGATTGCAacgg TGTTTAAGTTTGTGGAGCAACCTGAAAACAATGAGAAGTTGTCGGATCAGAAGCACAAGGTGAAGTTCAAAATCATGAGTCTCAAAGTGAAGGAAGGAGTGGACTATGTGCCTGAGCTG TTTGATGAACAAAAGGAACTAGTGACAGTGGAACGAATATTGAGGGTTGTCTTTATAGATCCAGCACGGCAAAGTCCT TGA
- the LOC114373944 gene encoding vesicle-associated protein 4-1-like isoform X1 translates to MAVAVSVPGRQKPSSDASLFTLCPFWSSRNANQSSSKTVSSVARSLLPPRRRLRLDPSNYLYFPYEPGKQVRSAVRLKNTSKSHVAFKFQTTAPKSCYMRPPGGILAPGESLIATVFKFVEQPENNEKLSDQKHKVKFKIMSLKVKEGVDYVPELFDEQKELVTVERILRVVFIDPARQSPVMEKLKRQLAEADAAVECIILIDIDLYEDLYGQCHRLCTVKCINCECVVRRLCTSQCVVRRYQHIHKSMCCTKTVHSLRTSQCQSKLYI, encoded by the exons ATGGCCGTCGCCGTCTCCGTCCCCGGCCGCCAGAAGCCGAGCTCCGACGCGAGCCTCTTTACACTCTGCCCCTTCTGGAGTTCGCGCAACGCCAATCAAAGCTCCTCCAAAACGGTGTCTTCCGTCGCCAGGTCGCTGCTCCCTCCCCGCCGGAGACTCCGCCTCGATCCTTCCAATTACCTCTATTTTCCAT ATGAACCGGGGAAGCAGGTAAGGAGCGCGGTTCGGTTGAAAAACACTAGCAAGTCTCACGTGGCTTTCAAG tttcAAACGACGGCACCAAAGAGTTGTTACATGCGGCCACCGGGAGGTATTCTTGCTCCGGGGGAAAGTTTGATTGCAacgg TGTTTAAGTTTGTGGAGCAACCTGAAAACAATGAGAAGTTGTCGGATCAGAAGCACAAGGTGAAGTTCAAAATCATGAGTCTCAAAGTGAAGGAAGGAGTGGACTATGTGCCTGAGCTG TTTGATGAACAAAAGGAACTAGTGACAGTGGAACGAATATTGAGGGTTGTCTTTATAGATCCAGCACGGCAAAGTCCT GTTATGGAAAAACTGAAAAGACAGTTGGCTGAAGCTGATGCTGCAGTTGAATGTATAATTTTGATTGACATTGACTTGTACGAAGACTTGTACGGTCAATGTCATAGACTGTGCACAGTCAAATGTATAAATTGTGAATGTGTTGTACGAAGACTGTGCACAAGTCAATGTGTTGTACGAAGATATCAACACATTCACAAGTCAATGTGTTGTACGAAGACTGTGCACAGTCTTCGTACAAGTCAATGTCAATCAAAATTATACATTTGA
- the LOC114373944 gene encoding vesicle-associated protein 4-1-like isoform X2 produces the protein MAVAVSVPGRQKPSSDASLFTLCPFWSSRNANQSSSKTVSSVARSLLPPRRRLRLDPSNYLYFPYEPGKQVRSAVRLKNTSKSHVAFKFQTTAPKSCYMRPPGGILAPGESLIATVFKFVEQPENNEKLSDQKHKVKFKIMSLKVKEGVDYVPELFDEQKELVTVERILRVVFIDPARQSPKHCCSHEKQSLWGLLGRKR, from the exons ATGGCCGTCGCCGTCTCCGTCCCCGGCCGCCAGAAGCCGAGCTCCGACGCGAGCCTCTTTACACTCTGCCCCTTCTGGAGTTCGCGCAACGCCAATCAAAGCTCCTCCAAAACGGTGTCTTCCGTCGCCAGGTCGCTGCTCCCTCCCCGCCGGAGACTCCGCCTCGATCCTTCCAATTACCTCTATTTTCCAT ATGAACCGGGGAAGCAGGTAAGGAGCGCGGTTCGGTTGAAAAACACTAGCAAGTCTCACGTGGCTTTCAAG tttcAAACGACGGCACCAAAGAGTTGTTACATGCGGCCACCGGGAGGTATTCTTGCTCCGGGGGAAAGTTTGATTGCAacgg TGTTTAAGTTTGTGGAGCAACCTGAAAACAATGAGAAGTTGTCGGATCAGAAGCACAAGGTGAAGTTCAAAATCATGAGTCTCAAAGTGAAGGAAGGAGTGGACTATGTGCCTGAGCTG TTTGATGAACAAAAGGAACTAGTGACAGTGGAACGAATATTGAGGGTTGTCTTTATAGATCCAGCACGGCAAAGTCCT AAACATTGCTGCTCACACGAAAAACAATCCTTATGGGGACTTTTAGGGAGGAAGAGGTGA